The following proteins are co-located in the Pseudoalteromonas sp. N1230-9 genome:
- a CDS encoding DP-EP family protein, translating to MSENKIYNFSVKIILDNKGSAIFSYYQGGKEVSGGGTVNERNSLGIYTLDKETLDEGFLFTGAKFSNKEGNCKNDFSYIINDGGKSISIYDTDENEGIVCMIFIAEKAGTNYESTDPQVKNDKEL from the coding sequence ATGAGCGAAAATAAGATATATAATTTTTCAGTTAAAATTATTTTAGATAACAAAGGTAGTGCTATTTTTTCTTACTACCAAGGTGGTAAAGAAGTTTCAGGTGGTGGCACCGTCAATGAAAGAAATAGCTTAGGCATCTATACCCTTGATAAAGAAACACTAGACGAAGGCTTCTTATTTACTGGTGCCAAATTTAGTAATAAAGAGGGAAACTGTAAGAATGATTTTAGTTACATTATCAATGATGGAGGCAAATCAATTAGTATCTACGATACTGACGAAAATGAGGGTATCGTATGTATGATTTTTATAGCAGAAAAAGCTGGGACGAATTATGAAAGCACAGACCCCCAAGTAAAGAACGATAAAGAACTTTAA
- a CDS encoding GGDEF domain-containing protein codes for MSNNKNKQTSKITNHAEAALPNSINSDQLALVAQMFQHMAEGVFIINGQGTFEFANPMAAQLFGDNQEALIGQNLLHYLHDTDRDKYMYTLLSWLDHKDSPISLGPNEVKINRADNKTLDADLCISSLPKNIAIADNLFICVLHDLSSHKEQYNRLIKQATTDHLTGLANRLTLEESLKKHWQESVQTNQAISTILIDIDYFKLFNDRFGHVKGDKCLQKVASIIAELLPSHDCLAARYGGEEFAVILPRCQKDTAAAIAKHIQIKINTMSFTDIGLPSDFRISVSQGIACEFNNQYRTSEALVCAADTALYRAKTEGRNKISISA; via the coding sequence ATTTCCAACAACAAAAATAAACAAACAAGCAAAATCACAAACCACGCTGAGGCTGCGTTACCTAACTCTATAAACTCAGATCAGCTCGCTTTAGTTGCACAGATGTTTCAACACATGGCTGAGGGTGTTTTTATCATCAATGGTCAAGGTACGTTTGAATTTGCCAACCCGATGGCTGCGCAACTTTTTGGTGATAATCAAGAGGCGTTAATTGGTCAAAACCTATTACATTACCTGCACGATACCGACCGCGATAAATACATGTATACACTACTAAGCTGGTTAGATCATAAAGACTCACCAATTAGTTTAGGGCCGAATGAGGTTAAAATTAATCGTGCCGACAATAAAACCCTTGATGCTGATTTATGTATATCAAGCTTACCTAAAAATATCGCTATTGCAGATAACTTATTTATTTGCGTTTTACATGATTTATCATCACATAAAGAGCAGTATAATCGCTTAATAAAACAAGCCACAACCGATCACTTAACAGGCCTTGCAAACCGCCTTACATTAGAAGAGTCATTAAAAAAACATTGGCAAGAAAGTGTGCAAACAAATCAAGCTATTAGCACTATATTAATTGATATTGATTATTTTAAACTATTTAACGATCGGTTCGGTCATGTTAAAGGCGATAAGTGCTTACAAAAAGTAGCGAGTATAATTGCAGAATTACTGCCCTCTCATGACTGTTTAGCAGCCCGTTATGGTGGTGAAGAATTTGCCGTTATATTACCAAGATGTCAAAAAGACACAGCCGCAGCAATTGCAAAACATATTCAAATTAAAATCAATACAATGTCATTTACAGATATAGGTTTACCCAGTGATTTTAGAATAAGTGTAAGCCAAGGCATTGCGTGTGAATTTAATAACCAATACCGTACATCAGAGGCGTTAGTTTGCGCAGCCGATACCGCGTTGTACCGTGCCAAAACAGAGGGACGCAACAAGATCAGCATTAGCGCGTAA
- a CDS encoding ATP-binding protein: protein MKLIHKLFIANLIIIVLLVLTMFGLNALANKRMLNNVFADIDNEAFHRIATEINQQYQQTGSIGMFIDSKALWYELINRNFHSSRLLFSPTMPINAGVTPNGKMPPSEMANNRPPPNEFNKPPPLGEPPSFEGMRPPPHSDPMADNFIPFEKRLTLVDANGNTLIGQNITTEIINEQAINLDGKLVAKLQLHANRSHLSALTKHYLNTQINISIWAAGIGLLLSLLFSYLLARHFTNPIGQLKQAANSLAERKFDTKISIKTSDEFATLADDFNRIATELRRFESQQSQWIMDISHELRTPLTILEGELEAINDGIIEPNQKAITSLQEEVALLSRLVNDLHKVSTLDRHSFSYQMQAIDFKALTASLARKYELKFQTKNLTLNATFPEQAVMINADQNRLTQVLQNILENNLRYTDEHETVWLDLIITTQHVFLSIEDSGPGVPDDALDKLFDRLFKTDSSRNRKTGGFGLGLAICQKIVLAHRGQINATKSRLGGLCITLKLPLLEA, encoded by the coding sequence ATGAAGTTAATTCACAAATTATTTATTGCTAACCTAATCATTATTGTACTACTTGTACTCACTATGTTTGGTTTAAATGCCTTGGCTAACAAGCGCATGCTTAATAATGTCTTTGCAGATATAGATAACGAAGCCTTTCACCGTATTGCTACAGAAATTAACCAGCAGTACCAACAAACGGGTTCCATTGGCATGTTTATCGATTCAAAAGCACTGTGGTATGAGCTAATAAATCGCAATTTTCATTCAAGCCGCTTACTGTTTTCGCCAACCATGCCCATTAATGCAGGTGTCACTCCTAATGGAAAAATGCCGCCCTCTGAGATGGCGAACAACAGACCACCCCCGAATGAATTTAATAAGCCCCCCCCATTGGGTGAGCCTCCCAGCTTTGAAGGTATGAGGCCTCCGCCACATAGTGACCCCATGGCCGACAATTTTATTCCTTTTGAAAAACGACTAACTTTAGTGGATGCAAATGGCAATACATTAATTGGCCAAAACATCACAACCGAGATTATAAATGAGCAAGCGATCAACTTAGACGGAAAACTGGTCGCTAAACTACAATTACATGCCAATCGAAGTCACCTTAGTGCACTCACTAAGCATTATCTAAATACTCAAATAAATATAAGTATATGGGCTGCAGGCATTGGATTACTACTTTCGCTATTGTTTAGTTACTTACTTGCACGTCACTTTACGAATCCAATTGGTCAGCTTAAGCAAGCTGCAAATTCGCTTGCCGAACGTAAGTTTGATACTAAAATCAGTATTAAAACTAGTGATGAATTTGCCACGCTTGCCGATGATTTTAATCGTATTGCTACAGAGTTAAGACGCTTTGAATCTCAACAAAGCCAGTGGATTATGGATATCTCACATGAATTACGTACACCGCTAACCATTTTAGAAGGCGAACTCGAAGCCATTAATGACGGTATTATCGAACCAAATCAAAAAGCCATTACCTCACTACAAGAAGAGGTCGCTTTATTGAGTCGGTTGGTGAATGATTTACACAAGGTGAGCACACTAGACAGACACAGCTTTAGTTACCAAATGCAAGCTATAGACTTTAAAGCATTAACGGCTTCATTGGCTCGTAAATATGAACTAAAGTTTCAAACAAAGAACCTCACACTCAATGCCACTTTTCCTGAGCAAGCAGTCATGATCAACGCTGATCAAAACCGTCTGACTCAAGTACTACAAAATATTTTAGAAAATAATTTACGCTATACCGACGAGCACGAAACCGTGTGGCTAGATCTAATCATAACCACACAACATGTATTTTTATCTATCGAGGATTCAGGCCCTGGGGTACCTGATGATGCTCTTGACAAGCTATTTGATCGACTATTTAAAACAGATAGCTCACGTAACCGCAAAACAGGTGGTTTTGGCCTTGGTTTAGCAATATGTCAAAAAATAGTTCTCGCCCACCGAGGTCAAATAAATGCAACTAAAAGCCGCCTTGGCGGTCTGTGTATAACGCTAAAACTACCGCTTCTAGAGGCGTAA
- a CDS encoding TonB-dependent receptor plug domain-containing protein, with protein sequence MALFNKLPLQLAIASTLAASVTAIAAEQPAENTAKDIEVISVTGTRRSLRSLSESTVPVDLLTSRDLASTGQLEISQVLASQLPSFNYPSATLADGTDHAKPAVLRGLAPDHTLVLVNGKRRHAGALLNLGGTVGRGSTAVDLNNIPTSAIKRVEVLRDGAAAQYGSDAIAGVINIVLKDADEGGSVSYTYGEYDTQMAGSPQLLGTSADSEGNLSFAKGADRKLNDGISRTASANAGFSFADNGFINISIESRNNEPTNRSGIDQREQYSRDANGNLDPREFDFDRYNHRFGKADIEDIALFYNLGYEFNDTLSLYSFASYSNRKGNSAGFYRRAKDSRNLPDVYPDGFLPQIDTDVDDYSFAIGLNGETNEWTWDLSSNYGRNDFGLGVSNSLNTSMGVNSPTEFDNGALVYEQYLVNMDASNTLDLGLPDDVFVTIGAEYRHENYQIKAGETASYITVLDDAGNPVAAGGAQVLAGFSPDSATDESRHNVAVFAEFDTYLTSDWNVVLAGRFEDYSDFGSTFTSKLASRYSVNESLSLRGAISTGFRAPSLAQTSYKSVSTVFENGIPSEVGLFPVDEPAARALGARDLDAEESVNMTAGFIFTQGNFSLTLDAYRIDIDDRIVLSENLSGPAVEAILAGAGEQNTQSVRYFTNAIDSRTQGVDIVATYSLGLENYGDLRLSAAVNFNDTEVTHVKENPAELEALGDSYEYFARREITRFEEGTPANKWNLSATWDVENFQTTLRATRYGEVVDTSSTPEGDEVIDAKWITDLEVAYRPSAQWKFAVGANNLFDQYPQDTVSNIGYSDFNQIFTYSAFTPYSLDGRFIYGNITYNF encoded by the coding sequence ATGGCATTATTCAACAAATTACCTTTGCAACTTGCAATCGCAAGTACGCTTGCTGCATCAGTGACTGCAATCGCTGCTGAGCAACCTGCTGAAAATACAGCAAAAGATATTGAAGTTATTTCAGTGACGGGCACACGTCGTAGTTTACGTAGCTTGTCAGAAAGTACTGTTCCGGTTGATTTATTAACAAGCCGCGACTTAGCAAGCACAGGTCAGCTTGAAATTAGCCAAGTACTTGCCTCTCAGTTGCCTAGTTTTAACTACCCAAGTGCAACCCTTGCCGATGGCACTGACCATGCAAAACCTGCCGTATTACGTGGCCTTGCACCTGATCACACTCTGGTATTAGTCAACGGTAAACGCCGTCATGCGGGTGCACTATTAAACTTAGGTGGCACAGTGGGCCGTGGTTCAACGGCGGTTGATTTAAATAATATTCCTACCTCAGCAATTAAACGCGTAGAAGTACTGCGTGATGGCGCTGCCGCGCAATATGGTTCTGACGCCATTGCTGGTGTAATTAACATTGTACTAAAAGATGCCGACGAAGGCGGTAGTGTAAGCTACACCTATGGTGAGTACGACACACAAATGGCAGGCTCGCCACAATTATTAGGCACAAGCGCAGATAGCGAAGGCAACTTAAGCTTTGCAAAAGGTGCTGACCGCAAGTTAAACGATGGTATTTCGCGCACCGCAAGCGCTAATGCGGGTTTCTCATTTGCAGATAATGGCTTTATTAATATTTCAATTGAATCACGTAATAACGAGCCAACTAACCGCTCAGGTATTGACCAGCGTGAACAATATAGCCGCGATGCAAACGGTAACCTAGATCCACGTGAATTCGACTTTGACCGCTATAATCACCGTTTTGGTAAAGCCGATATTGAAGATATCGCCCTATTCTATAACCTAGGTTATGAGTTTAACGACACGTTATCGCTGTATTCATTTGCTAGTTACTCAAACCGTAAAGGTAATTCGGCTGGTTTTTACCGCCGTGCGAAAGACTCTCGTAACTTACCTGACGTATATCCTGACGGTTTCTTGCCACAAATTGATACCGACGTAGATGACTACTCATTTGCTATTGGCCTTAACGGCGAAACCAATGAGTGGACATGGGATCTAAGCAGCAACTATGGTCGTAATGACTTTGGTTTAGGTGTTAGCAACAGTTTAAACACGTCAATGGGCGTAAATAGCCCAACTGAGTTTGATAACGGTGCGCTTGTGTACGAGCAATACTTAGTTAACATGGATGCCAGCAACACGCTTGATTTAGGCTTACCTGACGATGTGTTTGTTACCATTGGTGCAGAGTATCGCCACGAAAACTACCAAATTAAAGCAGGTGAAACAGCCTCTTATATCACGGTACTTGATGATGCAGGCAACCCTGTTGCTGCCGGTGGTGCACAAGTTTTAGCAGGCTTTTCACCTGACAGTGCAACTGATGAAAGCCGCCATAATGTCGCTGTATTTGCTGAGTTTGATACCTACCTCACAAGCGACTGGAATGTGGTTCTTGCTGGCCGCTTTGAAGATTACAGTGACTTTGGTAGTACTTTTACATCAAAACTGGCTTCTCGTTACAGCGTAAATGAATCATTGTCTCTGCGTGGTGCAATTAGTACTGGGTTTAGAGCACCATCACTTGCACAAACGTCTTACAAATCGGTAAGCACGGTATTTGAAAATGGTATTCCAAGTGAAGTTGGTTTGTTCCCTGTTGATGAACCTGCGGCACGCGCACTGGGTGCTCGTGACCTTGATGCAGAAGAATCAGTCAACATGACTGCGGGCTTTATTTTTACGCAAGGTAACTTTAGCTTAACGCTTGATGCATATCGTATCGACATTGATGACCGTATTGTGTTGTCTGAAAACTTAAGTGGCCCTGCCGTAGAAGCTATTTTAGCCGGGGCCGGTGAGCAAAATACTCAAAGCGTTCGCTACTTTACCAATGCCATTGATTCACGTACGCAAGGTGTTGATATTGTTGCAACCTATTCATTAGGGCTTGAGAACTACGGTGACTTACGCTTAAGTGCAGCCGTTAACTTTAATGACACCGAAGTCACTCATGTTAAAGAAAATCCTGCTGAGCTTGAAGCCCTTGGTGATAGCTACGAATACTTTGCGCGTCGTGAAATTACTCGCTTCGAAGAAGGCACGCCAGCAAATAAGTGGAACTTGTCTGCAACATGGGACGTTGAAAACTTCCAAACAACACTTCGCGCCACGCGTTACGGCGAAGTGGTGGATACATCAAGCACACCAGAAGGTGATGAAGTCATTGATGCAAAATGGATCACTGATTTAGAGGTGGCATACCGCCCATCTGCACAATGGAAATTTGCTGTTGGCGCAAACAACTTATTTGATCAGTACCCACAAGATACTGTAAGCAACATAGGTTACAGCGACTTTAATCAAATTTTCACTTATAGTGCGTTTACACCTTATAGTTTAGATGGCCGTTTCATCTACGGTAACATCACTTATAACTTCTAA
- a CDS encoding dioxygenase family protein, whose product MMKLKPELYSRRKMLKTLGVSVAAVPMLAFLGCNSDGMGSVPTADSNTDTDTGSNDTSTPTNDSDYVAGTTALITEDFPDDSLFATASSCVVALTKATTEGPCYFQADSDEDISQGLTGLPMMLCLQLIDSDCNPLANHEISVWHCDTRGIYSADTSSSSDSGRFAGDFCTGGDQEAELSTWYRGSLITDSSGRVNFKTHFPGWYSGRTIHIHFKVTNNNMDSVISQFCFSDEFAKEICTTHSEYKSRGEQDTTLASNDNVFGRDYEQFIMNTAKNSDGTLLAYHTIQIS is encoded by the coding sequence ATGATGAAATTAAAACCAGAACTATATTCGCGCAGAAAAATGCTTAAAACTTTGGGAGTATCTGTTGCAGCTGTGCCTATGCTTGCGTTTTTAGGGTGTAATTCAGATGGCATGGGATCAGTGCCTACGGCTGACTCTAATACCGACACTGATACAGGCTCAAACGACACATCAACGCCCACGAATGACAGTGACTATGTTGCTGGCACCACGGCACTCATTACCGAAGATTTTCCGGATGATAGTCTTTTTGCTACGGCTTCCTCTTGTGTTGTGGCGCTAACTAAAGCAACAACCGAGGGACCCTGTTATTTTCAAGCTGATTCAGATGAGGATATTTCTCAGGGGTTAACTGGTCTGCCTATGATGCTTTGTTTACAGCTTATTGATAGTGACTGTAACCCGCTTGCTAATCATGAAATTTCGGTATGGCATTGTGATACGCGTGGTATTTATTCTGCAGATACAAGTAGCAGTTCAGATAGCGGCCGTTTTGCTGGTGACTTTTGTACCGGAGGAGATCAAGAAGCTGAGCTCAGCACTTGGTATAGAGGTTCATTAATTACTGATAGTAGTGGTCGAGTAAACTTTAAAACGCACTTTCCAGGCTGGTACTCTGGCCGAACAATTCATATTCATTTTAAAGTGACAAACAATAATATGGACTCGGTTATAAGCCAATTTTGTTTTAGTGATGAGTTTGCTAAAGAAATTTGTACAACCCATAGTGAATATAAATCTCGTGGTGAACAAGATACGACACTTGCAAGTAACGACAATGTATTTGGTCGTGATTATGAACAATTTATTATGAATACGGCAAAAAATAGTGATGGCACGTTATTGGCGTACCATACTATTCAAATAAGTTAA
- a CDS encoding tetratricopeptide repeat protein gives MKNRLMLLLLGLLPFQSSASENFSDHEVYCAQQKQLSCLDYISLQLKNSEHHSDRWYEIKSYQFDYYYDQMDFLTLKEHTEPFIQLTELPQVFQVQVYFYYAKSMHYLGEHDVAQKYATKAFEKLQAIFDSFGNPMRMVELANLQHVFGNKETALQILDKAERRFGKSKDPIFHFELSSNKAHVFHSLGDLESALISREAAVDWILKTSHARKITLALGNLARTHQLLEHYSKAAHYYQQALEHMSESTDQLILAIYKLRLAELNWQAGNHEQAVKWFKQVHKDDIRQTHTALYTQLKSAL, from the coding sequence ATGAAAAATAGATTAATGCTGTTATTACTCGGCTTGTTGCCTTTTCAGAGCAGTGCTTCTGAAAACTTCAGTGACCATGAGGTCTATTGCGCGCAGCAAAAGCAATTAAGTTGCCTAGACTATATCAGCCTACAACTCAAAAACAGTGAACATCATTCAGACCGTTGGTATGAAATTAAGTCGTATCAGTTTGATTATTATTATGATCAAATGGACTTTCTTACCTTAAAAGAACATACCGAACCTTTCATTCAACTAACTGAACTGCCTCAAGTATTTCAAGTTCAGGTGTACTTTTATTATGCTAAATCAATGCACTACCTCGGGGAGCATGATGTCGCTCAAAAGTACGCAACTAAAGCGTTTGAAAAGCTACAGGCTATTTTTGACTCGTTTGGTAATCCAATGCGCATGGTTGAATTGGCAAATTTACAGCATGTATTTGGTAATAAAGAAACGGCTTTACAAATTCTTGATAAAGCCGAGCGTCGATTTGGTAAGAGCAAAGACCCTATTTTTCATTTTGAGTTGTCATCAAACAAAGCCCATGTATTTCATTCTTTGGGTGATTTAGAGAGTGCTTTGATCAGTAGAGAGGCCGCAGTTGACTGGATTTTAAAGACCAGTCATGCTCGTAAAATAACCCTTGCACTAGGGAACTTGGCACGTACTCATCAATTATTAGAGCATTACTCAAAAGCGGCGCATTATTATCAACAAGCACTTGAGCATATGAGTGAATCGACTGATCAACTTATTCTCGCTATCTATAAGTTACGTTTAGCTGAGCTAAACTGGCAAGCAGGTAATCATGAGCAAGCTGTTAAGTGGTTTAAGCAAGTGCATAAAGACGATATTCGTCAAACGCATACCGCTCTTTATACACAGCTTAAAAGTGCGCTTTAG
- a CDS encoding response regulator transcription factor has protein sequence MSENQAKQHILIIEDEVKIAELLEKYLYLEGYQTSLIHDGNLVLNAVNELNPDLIILDIMLPGVNGIELCSKIRQTSDVPIIMLTARVEEIDHLIGFDVGADDYVTKPFKPKELMARVKAILKRRRMPTNTRSTFQAGTIVLNPSEHKVLVKDEELKLTINEFSLLKILIASPNKVFSRQDLLTLTQGKYFESYERSIDSHIKNLRKKLTVADPQNHYIESIYGVGYKFKI, from the coding sequence ATGTCAGAAAACCAAGCTAAGCAGCACATACTAATAATTGAAGATGAAGTTAAAATTGCCGAACTTCTCGAAAAATACCTGTACCTTGAAGGCTATCAAACAAGTTTAATACACGACGGTAACTTGGTTCTCAATGCAGTAAACGAACTTAATCCTGACCTTATTATTTTAGACATTATGCTTCCTGGCGTTAATGGTATTGAGCTTTGCAGTAAAATAAGACAAACCAGCGATGTCCCCATAATAATGCTTACCGCTCGCGTAGAAGAAATTGATCATTTAATTGGCTTTGATGTAGGTGCAGACGACTACGTAACTAAACCTTTTAAACCAAAAGAGCTGATGGCAAGAGTGAAAGCAATTTTAAAACGCCGCCGTATGCCGACTAACACCCGCAGCACTTTTCAAGCAGGCACAATTGTTTTAAACCCAAGTGAACATAAAGTGCTAGTAAAAGATGAAGAACTAAAACTGACCATCAATGAGTTTAGTTTATTGAAAATTTTAATCGCATCACCCAACAAGGTATTCTCACGACAAGACCTACTCACGCTAACACAAGGTAAGTACTTTGAAAGCTATGAGCGCAGTATTGACTCTCACATTAAAAACCTACGTAAGAAGCTCACGGTTGCAGATCCTCAAAATCATTATATTGAGTCAATTTATGGTGTTGGCTATAAATTTAAAATTTAA